One Cucumis sativus cultivar 9930 chromosome 1, Cucumber_9930_V3, whole genome shotgun sequence DNA segment encodes these proteins:
- the LOC116402927 gene encoding thymidine kinase-like: MVAYMTYLQSLNIDLKKVLKCVFVEPSLIFAGYSTREIRAQNLCTRLMISKQDELVIALYNPRSVAIIKSNKDTRYGLDSIVTHDGMKLPCWAIPNLSSFKKKFVKLDVIGIDEAQFFDDLYDFCCEAADIDGKTVIVAGLDGDYLRRNFGSVLDIIPLADSVTKLTARCEICGNRAFFTLRKTQEKETELIGGADMYMPVCRQHYVSGQVAIETARTVVESRKVGYRTPA, from the exons ATGGTGGCTTATATGAC GTACTTACAGTCGCTCAATATTGATTTGAAGAAGGTTTTGAAGTGTGTTTTTGTAGAACCATCACTTATATTTGCAGGCTATAGTACTAGAGAGATTAGAGCTCAAAACCTTTGCACTAGATTAATGATTTCCAAACAAGATGAATTGGTTATTGCTCTTTACAATCCAAG AAGTGTAGCTATAATTAAGTCGAATAAAGACACAAGGTATGGATTGGATTCTATTGTTACACATGACGGCATGAAACTCCCTTGCTGGGCAATACCAAACTTATCATctttcaaaaagaaatttgtcaAG CTAGATGTGATTGGAATTGATGAAGCTCAATTTTTCGACGATCTATATGATTTCTGTTGCGAAGCTGCTGATATTGATGGCAAAACAGTTATAGTTGCTGGGCTGGATGGGGATTACTTGAG GAGGAACTTCGGTTCAGTTCTCGATATAATTCCTCTTGCCGATTCTGTAACCAAGTTAACTGCTCGATGTGAAATCTGCGGGAATAGGGCTTTCTTTACTTTAAGGAAGACACAAGAAAAAGAGACTGAGCTGATTGGTGGTGCTGATATGTACATGCCCGTATGTCGACAACATTACGTCAGCGGGCAAGTAGCGATAGAGACAGCAAGAACTGTAGTAGAATCACGCAAGGTTGGGTATAGGACTCCAGCATAG
- the LOC101217651 gene encoding NADH-ubiquinone oxidoreductase 20.9 kDa subunit translates to MNTDITASTKPEYPVVDRNPPFTKVVGNFDTLDYLRFVTITGVSVTVGYLSGIKPGIRGPSMVTGGLIGLMGGFMYAYQNSAGRLMGFFPNDGEVARYKK, encoded by the exons ATGAACACCGACATTACAGCGTCGACCAAGCCAGAGTACCCAGTAGTAGATCGGAACCCTCCATTCACTAAAGTCGTCGGCAATTTCGACACTCTCGATTACCTCCGTTTCGTCACCATCACCGGCGTTTCCGTCACCGTCGGTTATCTTTCCG GGATTAAGCCCGGGATAAGGGGCCCATCAATGGTGACCGGTGGTCTAATTGGCCTGATGGGAGGCTTCATGTACGCTTATCAGAACTCGGCGGGTCGGCTTATGGGATTCTTCCCCAATGATGGCGAGGTAGCTCGTTATAAGAAATAA